The region CGAGCCCAATACCCGCGCCACCGTGCAGGAAATCTGGAACGGCCTGGAAGCGAGCAGCCAGAATAAATATCCGAGCCTGAAATTCGACGTCGGGGCGGTGAACGACCGCGCCTATATGTTGTTTTCCGCCGGGTTCTACTACAAGACCTTCATGTGGCCGAAGTCCTTCTGGGACAAGGTCTATGAGCCCTTCATCCGCGCCGCGGCCGGGCTCGGCGTTTCGCCGAAGGAAGAAGATCCGGACACCTATGCATCGCGCTACCTGCACACGGATGTGCTGGTCATCGGCGCCGGTCCGGCGGGGCTGGCGGCGGCGCTCAATGCCGCCCGAGCCGGACTGCGCGTCACGCTGGTCGATGAGAATTCGGAAGCCGGGGGCACGCTGCTCAGCGAACCGCAGGCCGAAATCGACGGTGTTGCCGCCTGGGACTGGATCTCCGGCGCGCTCGGCGAACTGGAAACGCTCGGCGTGCGCATCATGACCCGCACCACGGCGATCGGTTACTATCACCAGAACATGGTCGGGCTCTGTCAGAAGCTGACGGATTATCTTGAGACACCCGACAGCCAGATGCCGCGCGAGCGGCTGTGGCGGGTGCGGGCCGGCCAAGTGATCCTCGCTCAAGGCGCGCTGGAAAAGCCGCTGGTCTTTGACGGCAACGACCGGCCGGGTGTGATGCTGGCGGGCGCCGCCCAGACCTATCTGAACCGCTACGGTGTGCGGGTTGGGGACAGGGCCGTCGTGGCCACCTGCCATGACAGCGCCTGGTATGCGGCCTTCGACCTGGCCGATGCCGGCACCAAGATCGAAGCCATTGTCGACACGCGCGCCGAAGTACCAGCGGCATTGCACGCCGGTGCAGAGGCGCGCGGTATTCCGGTGCTCATGAGCCATACCGTCACCGGTACCAAGGGACGCCTGCGCGTCAGCTCGGTGCGGGTCAACCCGGTGCAGGCCGGCAAGGTGGGAGCGGACAGGACGCTTTCCTGCGACTGCCTGCTGATGTCGGGCGGCTGGACGCCCTCCCTGCATCTCTTCTCCCATACCAAGGGGTCGATCGCCTGGGACGAGGACATGCAGACATTCCTGCCCGACCGCAAGACCGAGGCCTGCCAGATCGCCGGTGCGGGCCGCGGCCTTTGGGGGATCGAGGCAGCCCTGAACGACGGCGCGGCCATGGGGGCCGAAGCTGCCCGCGAGCTGGGCAAGGCTTCCGGCGACGTGAGCTATGCGGTAGCACAGGACCGGCCAGGCTCGGGCGTCAGCCATACGGAGCTGCCGACCGACCGCAATCCGGGCGCTGCGCGTGCCTTCGTCGACTATCAGAACGACGTAACGGCCAAGGACCTGCGCCTGGCCGTGCGCGAGGGCATGCGTTCCATCGAGCATGTCAAGCGCTACACCACCAACGGCATGGCGACCGATCAGGGCAAGATGTCCAACATCAACGGCCTGAACATCGCCGCCAGCGCCCTGGGCAGGAAGCAGCCGGAAGTGGGGCTGACCACGTTCCGCCCGCCCTACACGCCGACCACCTTCGGTGCGTTTGCCGGGTATCACCGCGGCAGCCATTTCGCGATGACCCGCAAGACGCCGATCGACAGCTGGGCCGAAGAAAACGGCGCGGCATTCGAACCGGTCAGCCTCTGGCGGCGCGCCTGGTATTTCCCCAAGGCGGGCGAGGACATGCATGCCGCGGTTTCCCGCGAATGCCGCGCCACACGGAAGTCGGTCGGCATCTTCGACGCCTCCACACTCGGCAAGATCGAGATTGTCGGGCCGGATGCGGTGGAATTCATGAACCGCATGTACACCAACCCCTGGACCAAGCTTGCGCCGGGACGGGCCCGCTACGGGCTGCTCCTGGGCGACGACGGCTTCATCCGCGACGACGGCGTGATCGGGCGGCTTGCCGATGACAGGTTCCATGTGACGACGACGACCGGCGGTGCCGCGCGCGTTCTGAACATGATGGAGGACTACCTCCAGACCGAATGGCCCGACCTGAAGGTCTGGCTGACCTCGACCACTGAGCAATGGTCCACCATTGCGCTGAACGGCCCGAACGCGCGCAAGCTGCTCGCTCCGTTCGTGGAAGGGCTGGACATCTCGGACGAAGCCTTCCCGCACATGTCCGTTGCCGAATGCACCGTTGCGGGTTTCCCGGCGCGCCTGTTCCGGATCAGCTTCACCGGCGAACTCGGTTTCGAGGTCAATGTGCCGGCCCGCCACGGTCGCGCGCTCTGGGAAAAGCTCTGGGAAGCAGGCCGGCAATATGACATCTGCGCCTATGGCACGGAGACCATGCACGTGCTGCGGGCGGAGAAGGGCTACATCATCATCGGCCAGGACACCGACGGCACGGTAACGCCGCACGATGCCGGGATCAGCTGGGCGATCGGCAAGAACAAGCCGGATTTCGTCGGCAAGCGCGGGCTTGAGCGTTCCGACCTCAAGGCCGAGGGGCGCAAGCAGCTCGTCGGTCTCCTGACCGAGGACGGCAAGACCCGGCTGGAAGAGGGCGCGCAGATCGTTCTCGATCCCAACCAACCCAAGCCGATGAAGATGGTCGGCCACGTGACCTCGTCCTACCATAGCGATGCGGCCGGTCAGCCCATCGCCATGGCACTGGTCGAGGGCGGGCACGCCCGGATGGGCGAGACTGTTTTCATTCCCATGACCGACAGTGTGATCAAGGCTAAAGTCACCGGGACCGTGTTCTACGATCCCGACGGCGAACGGCTGAAACTGTGAGCGGAGACGATCAGATGACGGCTCATATCCACGCATTTACTCCGGGCCTGCTTGCCAGCAGCAGCGCCGTGACGGTGACGCTTCTGGCTCCGGTCGCCCGGTTGTCGCTGCGCGCTCGCGAGGCGGAGTTGCCGGCGCTTTCGACCGCACTCGGCATCGAGCTTCCAACCAGGGTCGGCGCGCGTGCCGCTTCCGGCACGACGGAGGTTCTGTGCCTCGGTCCCGACGAGTGGCAGATCCTTGCCGCCGAGGCGGATGCGCCCGGACTGATCGCCGCCTGCGCCGGTGTCTATGATCAGGCGCCGCACAGTCTCACCGAGATTACCGATCGCGAGATCTCGGTTCAGATCGAAGGGCCGAAGGCGGCGGATCTGCTGACGCTCGGCTGTCCGCGCGATATTGACCGGCTCTCTGAGGGTGAGGGTCGCAGAACGCTGCTCGACGGATCAACCGTGGTGCTGTGGCGGGACGGCGCAGACCGGTTCCGCGTCGACATATGGCGCTCGTTCGCGCCGCATGTGCTCTCGCTCCTGGAGACCGGCTGCGCGGAACTCGCGATGGACTGAGCCGCGCCGCGCAGACTCGCGGCCGATGAGCCCGGGTCTGAGTTCCACCATCCGATGGCCTTGCTGGCAGTCACCAGCAAGGCCTTTTTTGTGCGCGCTCCGCCGGCATCATCCGGATCCTCGGCCGAGGTCGAATCGCACATGCAATCGGAGCGCCGAACTCGTACCAGCGCACCCGATTGCTGCTTTCATATCCAATTTGCGAAAGTAGTATCCATCCGGCGTAGAATATTCGCGCAGATTTGGATGATTAAGAATTTGTTCAGGGTCGGCGTCTCAATCCTGACGTGCAAATGAATTCTTGGAATGAACTTCATTTTCGGGCGAATGAAGCAGATGATAGTTTCGAAAGCAAGAAAATATCTCATGCATCGCAAGCTTCCTCTCGGGAATGAGCAATTGTTCCAGCAAATGACAATCCCCAAGGGATCCACGGCGGCAACCTGCAACGCTGCGGCGCCGATGGCCGGGGCTTCTGACAAGCGGAGACAAGAATGGCACGTGAAGCATGCCTGACCGGCGTCGAGCAGTTTTTCGACGAGGACGAGATCATCGTTAGCAAGACGGATCTCAAGGGGCGCATGACCTACTGCAACGACGTTTTCCTGCGGATCGCTGGTTATGGCGAGCAGGAGTGTCTCGGCCAGCCGCACAGCATGATCCGTCATCCGCACATGCCGAGATGCATATTCCAGCTTCTTTGGGAGACCATCCAGGACGGGCGTGAAATCTTTGCCTATGTGATGAACCGCTGCAAGAACGGCGACCACTACTGGGTGATCGCGCATGTGACTCCCAGCCGTGACGGCGATGGCAACATCGTCGGCTATCACTCCAGCCGCCGCGTTCCCGACCGCGGGATACTGGAGGGGACGATCATGCCGCTTTACGAGCGGTTGCTGGCCGAGGAGCAGCGGCACGGAAACCGCAAGGATGGTCTCAGGGCGTCGATGGCAATGGTCAAGGACCTGCTGAGCGACAAGAACATGCAATATGACGAGTTTGTCGCCAGGCTCCAGGCAGCCTAGCAACTTGAAAAAGTGCGACTTTGAGCGGATTCCGGACCGTTTGCGAGGTGCCCGAGAAACGCACCGGTCGAACGACATATTGCGCGACACTTCTTCGAAACAGAAAAGAATATAGGTCCAATGTTTTCCAACGAGTACAAATCGGCCGTCCGCAAGGCCGTCAAAGTCTGCGAGGCTGTTGCGGACGGTGATTTTGAGGCGCGTATCGTCAACATCACCGAGAAGGGTGAAGCGGGCCGGTTGCTGCATGCGATCAACCGCCTGATCGATCGTTCCGATGCCTATATCCGCGAGTCGCGGGCGTCGCTCGAATATGTGGCGTCCAACAAGTATTTCCGCCGGATTGCGGTAAGAGGCATGACCGGCGCTTTCGGCGAGGCGAGCCGGACGGTCAATACGGCCATGGATACGATGGAACACCGGGTCGCGGAATTCTCCCGTGTGGTTCAGCTCTTCGAGGCCCAGATGAAAGAAGTCGTCGATCTCGGTCGCCTCAGCGGCAACGGAACTGGAGGCCTCGGCAACGACGCTGGAGAGCTCGACCTTGTCGGGCAAGGAGCAGGCCACATCGGTTGCCGCTGCTGCAGAACACGCGTCCGCGAATGTCGGCTCGGTTGCAGCGGCAACGGAGCAGATGACGAATTCGGTCGGAGAGATCAATCATCAGGTGAGCGAATCCTCACGCATCACCGCCGGTGCGGTTGCCGAAGTCGAGCAGATGACGCGGGACATCAGCGGTCTGTCGGCGGCATCGGATAAGATCGGCGAAGTCGTGGCCCTCATCACAGATATTGCCGACCGGACAAACCTCCTGGCGCTGAACGCCACGATCGAGGCCGCGCGCGCCGGCGAAGCCGGCAAGGGGTTCGCGGTTGTCGCCTCGGAGGTGAAGGGGCTGGCAAGCCAGACGGCAAAGGCGACCGACGAGATCCGTGCGCAGATTTCGGGGATCCAGGGTGCGAGTACCCAGGCCGTCATCTCCATCGAAGCCATCGGCAGCACGATCGCCAAGGTCAATGAAATTGCCTCCATGATCGCCGCCGCGGTGGAAGAGCAAAGCGCCGCCACAAGCGAAGTCGCCCGGAATATCGACCAGGCGGCAGCCGGAACCTCCGAAGTCAGCGAGAGCATCGGCATCATCAGCCTGGCTGCCAGCGATTGCGGCGTTGCCGCGACCCAGGTTCTGGCCGCGTCTTCGGAACTTGCGCACAAGGGCGAAGTTCTCAGAACGGGCGTCGATACCTTCCTGGCCGAAGTTCGCAAGGTGATCTGAAGCAGGGCCCGAAAGGCATAGCTGGTCAGGGCGAGGGGGATACCTTCAAAGGTGACCGGCTAACCGGCATGCCGGGCGGCGAAGCGGTCGAGTTCCCTCTGCTCGGGTGCCAGGCCGGTGAAGATCTCCACATACTGGGGAACGCGCTTCATGCGGACGGCGATGTCTTCCGCCGTCTGCATTGAGATATAGCCGATCTGGACCAGATAGATCGTGCGGGCCCGCACATCCGCGTGTGCCTCGTCGTGGCCGAAGCGAACGAGCATGCGTGCCAGGGCATCGAGCCGCTGCTGGTCGGCGCTGCGGACCTCGGCCAGAATCTCCGGCGCCTGAAGCGCCCAGCTGCGGACCGCGAATTCGAACCTGGCGTCGAACAGTGCGGTGTCGAACCAGCAGTCGAAAACGTTCAGCATCGCCTCGGCGACCGTCTCCGCATAAGCTTCCGACCGCTTGATCAGGTTGCCGGTGTTCTTTTCGCGCCAGCGCGCCACGAGCGCCTCCAGCAACTCCTCCCGGTCCTTGAAGAACCAGTAGAAGCTCGTCCGCGACAGTTTGAGCTTCTTTGCCAGCGGCATGATCTTGACGGCATCGACGCCGGATTCCAGCAGGACTTCATAGGCCGCTTCCAGCCAAAGGTCCGGAGATCCGCGCCAACCGCTCTCGTTCACAATCTGCTCCATGAGCGATCACCTAGCAAAATTATACAAGTGCGTCAATGAAATGTACCGTCCTGACTGGTGAGTTGACACTAATGTACATTTCTGCAAATGTTGCCGGAACGCTTAAACGGAGCCAGGCAGATGTCGAACGACCCACTCCTTCAGCCCTACCAGCTCAAACATCTGACGCTGCGCAACCGCATCATCATGACCTCCCACGAGCCGGCCTACCCGGAGGACGGCATGCCCAAGGGGCGCTACCGGGCCTACCATGCGGAGCGTGCCAGGGGCGGGGTGGCGATGACCATGACGGCCGGCTCCGCCGCCGTTTCCAGGGACAGTCCCCCTGTGTTCAACAATCTCCTGGTCTACAAGGACGAAGTGGTGCCGTGGGTCAGGGAACTGACCGACGCCGTGCACGAAGAAGGTGCGGCGATCATGATCCAGCTGACCCATCTCGGCCGCAGGACGCGCTGGGACAAGGAATTCTGGCTGCCGGTCGTCTCGCCGTCCCACAGCAGGGAGGCTGCACACCGGGCATTTCCGAAGAAGCTGGAAGACTGGGACATCGAGCGGATCATCAAGGACTACGCCAATGCTGCCGAGCGCATGAAGGCCGGCGGCATGGACGGCATCGAGCTGCAGGCCTACGGGCATCTGATGGACCAGTTCTGGTCACCGCTGACCAACGAGCTTGACGGTCCCTATGGCGGGTCACTCGACAACCGGCTGCGGTTTGCCTTCGACGTGATGACGGCGATCCGCAAGCGCGTCGGCCCGGATTTCATTGTCGGCATCCGTTATTCGGGCGACGAGATGCTGGAAGGCGGGCTTTCCAGGCAGGACGGGCTGGAGATTTCCAGGCGGCTGAAGGAAAGCGGCCTGATCGATTTCCTCAATGTGATCCGCGGGCATATCGACACCGATGCCGGGCTGACGGATGTTATCCCGATCCAGGGCATGGCCAGTTCGCCGCATCTCGATTTTGCCGGCGAAATCCGTGCCGCCACCAACTTCCCGACCTTCCACGCGGCCAGGATCCCCGACGTTGCGACGGCGCGCCATGCCATCGCCTCGGGCAAGCTGGACATGGTCGGCATGACCCGGGCCCATATGACCGATCCCCATATCGTCCGCAAGATCATGGAAAACCGGGAAGAGGACATCCGCCCCTGCGTCGGCGCCAATTACTGTCTCGACCGGATCTACCAGGGCGGGGCGGCGTACTGCATCCATAACGCGGCGACCGGCCGCGAGGAGAGCATGCCGCATGACATCGCCAGGGCCAAGAGGCGCAGGAAGGTGGTCATCGTGGGCGCCGGCCCGGCCGGAATGGAGGCCGCCCGGGTCGCGGGCGCGCGTGGCCACGAGGTGGTGGTCTTCGAGGCCGCAAGCCAGCCCGGCGGCCAGATCCGTTTGACGGCCCAGAGCCACCGGCGCAAGGAGATGATCAGCATCATCGACTGGCGCACGGCACAATGCGAGAAGTCGGGCGTCGTCTTCCGCTTCAACACCTGGGCGGAGGCCGATACCATTGCGGCGGAAACCCCGGATGTGGTCATCATCGCGACCGGCGGCCTGCCGCATACCGAGGTTCTTTCCAAAGGCGACGAACTCGTCGTCTCCTCCTGGGACATCATCGCCGGCGACGTCAAGCCGGGGGAGAACGTCCTTGTCTATGACGACGCGGGCGACCATGCGGGTCTGCAGGCCGCCGAACTGATCGCCAATACCGGTGCAAAGGTGGAGATCATGACGCCGGACCGTTCGTTCGCGCCCGAAGTCATGGCGATGAATCTGGTTCCCTACATGCGTGCCATGCAAAAGCTGGACGTCACCTTCACCGTGACCTACCGCCTTGAAGCCGTTGAAAGAGACGGCAATCAGCTGATTGCTCATATCGGCAGCGACTATGGCGGAATTGCAAAACGGCGCCCGTTCGACCAGGTCGTCGTCAATCACGGCACGATCCCGCTGGACGAGCTCTATTTCGAGCTCAAGCCCGCCTCCGTGAACCATGGCGAGATGTCCCATGATCAGCTGATCGCGGGCGTTCCCCAGTCCGTCGTGCGCAATCCGCAAGGCACGTTCCAGCTCTTCCGGATCGGCGACGCCGTTGCCGCGCGCAACACCCATGCGGCGATCTACGACGCGCTCCGGCTGGTCAAGGATGTCTAGGTTGGAACGCGGGGCACCGCCAAAGGGGCCCTGGTTTCAGCGATGCGAGATGATTGGTCGGGCCTAACTACAAAGCGACCTCTTTCTGAGGAGCTAACCTGCTGCGGATATTCACGGACGGATCTGAAGCCGCTCGGAGTTACCTCGGGCGAATGAAGTGAGACCCGGGCCTGCTCATTTCCAGAGCGCCTATGACCTGGCGCTCGAGGCTCGGCCGCATACGTGTCAGCTGCCTTGCCGAGCGGACAAGCGAGTGGGCCCCGGCTCTGCGCTTCGCTGGGCCGGGGTGATTCCGTGGGACAGGGGAGTGCTCCAGCACGTGAAACAGCTCAATTGAAGGGGATCGGGACGGCAAGACGGCGCCTGAAATGCGCAGCCGGCAAAAGCGACCCGCCGCATGATGAAAACCTGAGTTTTTTGATCAAGATCAAGTAGCCCTTCGGCGCGCGAGGGCATATTCGGTTTCAGACAGACCGGTTTGAGAGTGCGGGCACCTGAAGATGCTGACTGCAAGGATCACCACGACGGCAAGGCGAACATTATGGCTGCTGATCGGCTTCCTTGCGCTCGGGCTCGGCGCATTGGGAGCTGTCCTGCCTGTTCTTCCCACGACCCCGTTGGTCATCCTCGCAGCTTTTGCCTTCGGCAAGAGTTCGCCGGACCTGCAGGCACGACTTGAGTCCACCCGGCTTTTCGGGCCGGCCATCGCTGACTGGCGTGCCCACGGCGCGATCGCTCCGCGCTACAAGACGATGGCGATCGTCATGATGGCGGCCGTCTTCGCGGTGAGCCTTGGCATGTCCGTCGCGGTCACTGTCCTGATCGTCCAGGCGGTCTGCCTGACCGGTGCCGCGGTCTTCATCCTGAGCCGTCCAAGCCCGCAACTCCGTGTTGAAAGGCAGCCGGTGGTCTACTCGGACGGGGATACCCGGTAGGGCACGATCCCGCGCCGCGCGGGATCGATGAACGGCTCCTTGTCGATCGCCGGAAAGGCCCGCTGGTCGCAATTGTCTCTCGGGCAGATCCGGCAATTCACGCCGATCGGCTCGGGCGCGGAGATCTGGTCGATGTCGAGGCCGTCGGCATAGACGATCGCGTCCGCGTACTTCACCTCGCAGCCGATGCCGAGCGCGTATCGCCTCTCACCGGTCTTGTAGTCGGGCTGATGCTTGGTGACGCTCGTCGCCATGCACAGGTACTGGACGCCGTCCGGCATCTGCGCGACCTGTGCCGTAAACTTGTTGGAGTTCTGCTCGAACGCCTGATGGACGTTCCAGCGCGGGCACGAACCGCCGAAGCGGGCAAACTGAAAGCGCGTGGCGCTATGGCGTTTGACGACATTGCCGGCGCGGTCGATCTTGACGAAGTAGAACGGCAGGCCGTTCGCCCCGGGCCGCTGCAGGGTCGACAGCCGATGGCAGATCGTCTCGATGCTGACATCCATCTGGTTCGACAGCAGCTGGATGTCATGCCGGCATCTTGCCGCCGCCCGCAGAAACTCGTCGTAGGGCAGGAGAAGCGCCCCGGAGAAATAATTCCGCAGCGCCAGCCTGGCGATGCTTTCGGCTGATTTGGTCTTGAATTTAGCCCTGTCGACCTCTTCCAGGATCAGATCTTTCACGCACAATTCGGCGATCACGGAGCCGAGCAGAAAGTTCTTGGTCGACTGGGGAATGGCCCGGTAGATGGAAATCCTGCGGGTGTAGTCGTCCTGGCGGATGAGCGTGTCCTGGTAGTCCGGATGCTGTTCGACGGAGATGCTGAAACGGTCCTGAAGCCAGCGAGTCAGGCAGTCGAACTTGGAGGCGCCGCTCGGCAGGCCGATCTCGTAGGACAGCTTCTCGGCTGCCCGGTCGAGCGAATCGACGTAGTTGTCCATGTAGTGAAAATAGTCGCGGACATCGTCATAGGCGGATTTCTTCAGGCTCGCGCTGCCTTCGCCGGCGCCGTTCATATGCGCCAGATCGTCCTCGATGGCTTCGCGGTCATGAAAGCTGCGCAGGCTCCCGTAGAGATCCATGATCGCCTGGGTGATGCCGGGCGCGCGGGTCACCAGTTCGTGCAGTTCCTGCTTGCCGACGGACGAGCTGTGGAACTGGGTGTCGGCGAAGATTTCCTGCAGGTCCTGCATGACACGGTCGAGATCGTTCTTCTCGAAGGCCGCCAGGTCGGTGCCGAAGATCCGGTTGATGGACAGGAGAACCGAGGCGGTAACCGGTCTGTTGTTGTTCTCGATCTGGTTTACATAGGCGGTCGAAAGGCCGATCTTCTTTGCAAACTCGACCTGCGACAGACCGAAATCGGATCTGATCTGCCGCAGGGTATGCCCGGAATAGAGTTTTTTGCTCATGGGACAGATCCTCATCAATCCAAATGCAAAATATTAGCAATATGCTATATGCACTTTAACATTTTACAAAACTGTCATCATCGTGAAAAGTCTTTTGATCGACTGGATCACGACCAACCTGGAATGGAACGATGACGGCTCATTTTGCTCTGGACCCGATGACCGGCTTGCGCGAACACGGCAAACCCGCCGTGGGCAACATCCGTTGGCCGATCGATTTGCGCGATACGATGACCCCGCGGCAGCTGGAAATCATGCTCAAGCTGTGCGAGGGAAAGGTGAACAAGCAGATTGCCTACGAACTGGATGTCTCGACGGCAACGGTGAAGGTTCACATCCGCAACGCCATTACCCGGCTCGGGGCGAAGAACCGGGTGAACGCGGTGGCCATTGTTGCCGCCAACAGCGCGATTTTCCGCAACGCGATCAACTGATCCGGCGTGCCCGCGAAGCTCAGGACGCCTAGGCGCCCTTCTTGATCATCGCCGAGCGGATGCTTGCGACTTCCGAGGAGAGGAAGTTGCAGAAATCCCTGGCGACGATGGATATGGGGCGATGCGTGGGCGTGAGGATGGAAAGACTGTTCTGGACGCGGGGACGGAAGGGCCGGAAGACGATCAACGGTGGTCCCATGCCGAGCCGGCTGCTCTCCTGGGCCTTGTAGGCCGTGATCATGTCGCAGACCAGGGCGCATAGCCCTGCCTCGACAAAGCGCAGGCCGGGCGAGGCGGTCTGAAGCTCGAACCGCTGGTTGAAGCGCACACCCGCGTCGCGGAACCTTGCCAGTGTCTGCTTGTGGCTGCGATGCTCGTGATGGAGCAGCGCCAGCGGATAGCCGTCCAGTTCCGTCGGAGTTATCACTTCCCTTGCGGCCAGCGGGTCGCTCGCCGGAATGGCGCACATGCATTCAAGATCGAAGTCGACCTGGTCGAAGGAGTTGCGGGCACGCGGCGTCTCCGCGAAGCCGATGTCGTAATGCTGTGCCGCGATCAGTTCCTCGATCTCGGTCGACGTGCGGCTGGCGAGGGCGACCTTGACACTGGGCTTGTCGGCAATGAATTGCGCAAGGCTGTTTGGCAGAAAGTCGGCCACCGCTTCCGGGATGCCCGCAATGCGCAACTGGCCGTGCTCGCGGTTGGCAAGGCCCCGAAGCGTGCGCTTCGAAGTCTCCAGCCGCTCCAGGATGGCTTCCG is a window of Roseibium salinum DNA encoding:
- a CDS encoding LysR family transcriptional regulator is translated as MNLSIRQLATFREVMRSGSISEAARTLGRTQPAVSSTIAGLETELELKLFMREQGRLVPTPEAEFFLDEAEAILERLETSKRTLRGLANREHGQLRIAGIPEAVADFLPNSLAQFIADKPSVKVALASRTSTEIEELIAAQHYDIGFAETPRARNSFDQVDFDLECMCAIPASDPLAAREVITPTELDGYPLALLHHEHRSHKQTLARFRDAGVRFNQRFELQTASPGLRFVEAGLCALVCDMITAYKAQESSRLGMGPPLIVFRPFRPRVQNSLSILTPTHRPISIVARDFCNFLSSEVASIRSAMIKKGA